In Cotesia glomerata isolate CgM1 linkage group LG1, MPM_Cglom_v2.3, whole genome shotgun sequence, one genomic interval encodes:
- the LOC123275325 gene encoding dolichol-phosphate mannosyltransferase subunit 1, translating to MATKSFANDKYSILLPTYNEVENLPIIIWLIVKYMDDFGSPYEIIIIDDGSPDGTLEIAQKLQKLYGEDKILLRPREKKLGLGTAYIHGIKHSTGNFIIIMDADLSHHPQFIPPMIELQRKNNYDIVTGTRYINGGGVYGWDFKRKLISRGANFITQILLRPGVSDLTGSFRLYKKDVLQRLIESCVSKGYVFQMEMIVRARQFSYTIGEVPISFVDRVYGESKLGGSEIIQFIKGLVYLFATT from the exons ATGGCTACTAAATCATTTGCTAATGATAAATACTCAATTTTATTACCGACTTATaatgaagttgaaaatttaCCAATAATTATATGgcttattgtaaaatatatggaCGACTT tggTTCGccatatgaaataataattatcgacGATGGATCACCAGATGGTACTCTGGAGATTGCTCAGAAATTGCAAAAACTTTATGGGGAAGATAAAATACTTCTGAGACCTCGAGAGAAAAAGCTAGGACTCGGTACTGCTTACATTCATGGTATTAAACATTCAACaggaaattttataataattatggatGCTGATTTGTCACATCAT CCTCAATTTATTCCGCCTATGATCGAGTTACAGAGGAAGAACAATTACGATATTGTAACAGGAACTAGGTACATAAATGGTGGCGGAGTTTATGGCTGGGATTTTAAAAGAAAGCTCATAAGTCGTGgtgctaattttattactcaAATCCTTCTAAGACCAGGAGTTAGTGATTTAACTGGTAGCTTTAG ACTGTACAAAAAAGATGTTTTACAACGACTGATCGAATCCTGCGTATCCAAAGGCTACGTATTTCAAATGGAAATGATAGTAAGAGCTCGTCAATTTAGTTATACAATCGGCGAGGTTCCTATATCATTTGTCGATCGAGTATATGGCGAATCTAAACTCGGTGGCTCCGAAATAATCCAATTTATCAAAGGCCTTGTTTATCTGTTTGCTACcacttaa
- the LOC123275326 gene encoding NF-kappa-B inhibitor-interacting Ras-like protein produces the protein MGKPTKVVVCGMKGVGKTAMLEQLIYGNVTSKTEIHPTIEDIYSANIETDRGTKEKVQFYDTAGLEGLQSSASNQQQQLARHYLGFADGYVLVYDTAKPESLDVLIPLKKDIDKNKDKKEIIIIVVGNKSRTDTSHDSLENTASKAINWCTREKIKHFEVNVLDRNSLYEAFVYLSSKLNPVQNKSSFPQLSMGRKTVKAETT, from the exons atgggCAAACCAACAAAAGTGGTTGTTTGTGGAATGAAAGGTGTTGGAAAAACAGCTATGTTagaacaattaatttatggAAATGTAACTTCTAAAACA gaAATTCACCCAACAATAGAAGATATTTATTCAGCAAACATTGAAACCGACCGGGGAACTAAAGAAAAGGTCCAATTCTACGACACAGCTGGATTAGAAGGGCTGCAGAGCAGCGCGAGTAACCAGCAGCAGCAATTAGCACGTCACTACCTCGGTTTCGCAGATGGGTATGTTCTAGTTTATGACACTGCCAAACCGGAGTCGCTTGACGTTCTTATTCCCCTTAAAAAAGACATTGACAAGAATAAAGACAAGAAAGAGATAATTATAATCGTGGTAGGAAATAAATCTCGCACTGACACCAGTCATGACAGCTTAGAAAACACCGCCAGCAAAGCTATTAACTGGTGCACACGTGAAAAGATAAAACACTTTGAGGTAAATGTCTTGGACCGAAATAGTTTGTACGAGGCATTTGTTTACTTGTCATCAAAATTGAATCCTGTACAAAACAAAAGTTCATTTCCGCAGTTGAGTATGGGCAGAAAAACTGTCAAAGCTGAAACGacatga
- the LOC123275324 gene encoding fatty acid 2-hydroxylase, with the protein MFQKLIQANELIDRKMMKPVESNSNNILLIRNSSKLNQINSSSEDDREFIVKYQGKTYEISNFLKHHPGGRQTLKAYKGLALDKVFNDVKHSEAAFHLFNEFQVDNERAYEDIENLVDWNAPLLNQVGLLSNKYWGWVNLPVNRPIRLFESDCLEMLTITPWYAVPLVWIPISIYFLYLGLLKNISGPLHYSIFFKILAFFLGVLLWTLIEYTLHRRIFHLKPPANSKLLISLHFILHGIHHKAPFDDRRLVFPPAAGILVACAFYQIYKIIIPSTIIDLVTAGTMIGYLCYDLIHYYLHYGTPSSQSYLYEMKRYHNHHHFSHHESGFGISSKLWDYFFKTLIILRQLKKAIIW; encoded by the exons ATGTTCCAAAAACTGATCCAAGCGAACGAATTAATCGATCGGAAAATGATGAAACCGGTAGAAAGTAACtcgaataatattttattaatcagaaatagtagtaaattaaatcaaataaatagtTCAAGTGAAGATGACCGTgagtttatagttaaatatcaAGGAAAAACTTATGagataagtaattttttgaaacatcATCCGGGAGGCCGTCAAACATTGAAAGCGTATAAAGGATTGGCGCTGGATAAAGTTTTTAATGATGTTAAACATTCCGAGGCAgcatttcatttgtttaatgAATTTCAAGTCGATAATGAAAGAGCTTACGAAGATATAGAg AATTTAGTTGACTGGAATGCTCCACTGTTGAATCAAGTTGGGTTgttgtcaaataaatattgGGGGTGGGTTAATTTACCCGTGAACCGTCCAATACGTCTTTTTGAATCAGATTGTTTGGAAATGCTTACAATTACACCCTGGTACGCGGTACCGCTTGTTTGGATACcgatttcaatttattttctgtATCTCGGATTGCTGAAAAACATTTCAGGGCCACTTc attattcaatatttttcaagatacTTGCATTCTTTTTGGGCGTATTACTGTGGACATTAATTGAATACACGCTTCACagaagaatttttcatttaaaaccACCAGCGAATTCAAAACTTCTCATTTCATTACACTTTATTCTTCATGGAATTCATCATAaa gctcCATTCGATGATCGACGGCTAGTATTTCCACCAGCAGCCGGTATTTTAGTAGCATGTGCTTTCTACcaaatatacaaaattattattccttCAACGATAATCGATCTCGTCACTGCCGGAACTATGATag ggTATTTGTGTTATGATCTAATACACTATTATTTACACTACGGAACGCCAAGTTCGCAGAGTTATTTATACGAAATGAAGCGATACCACAACCATCATCATTTTTCACACCACGAATCAg GTTTTGGTATAAGCAGCAAATTATgggattattttttcaaaacgctGATAATTTTAAGGCAATTGAAAAAGGCCATTAtttggtaa
- the LOC123275321 gene encoding sodium- and chloride-dependent transporter XTRP3 isoform X1 — MSETTRRNSFEAPSKTKTTTMELNNHDSNENLENKRTAWSGKLQFFMSIISYSVGLGNIWRFPYLCHQNGGGAFLVSYFIMLILEGIPIFLIELGIGQRLRQGAFGVWNTIHPCLGGIGISSCIVTFFVALYYNIIIAWCFFYFFSSLRAVGRIFTLNLNKSIESTLAWTDCPKNTTTDDYIEECSKSSSTAYYWYRVTLDASPSIEQGMELKWWIVLCLLMSWIIVFFIVMKGIQSSGKVIYFISTFPYIVLTVFFIRGITLKGAIIGLQHMFTPQIGKLLDPRMWLDAAVQVFFSFGSAFGSLIAFGSYNPTDNNCVRDVILVSICNGFTAIYASIVVFTILGFKAVSNVEKCLQSNRILLQLHGLLSDVNDPEEKYQNAVDFYSHSLVPMNFTLKQCSVSEQLNQAAEGTGLAFIVFTQAIVELPSAPFWSCIFFLMLLTLGLGTQIGLLEGMLCVVFEINFFKKIKKPYLTGVICTICFFIGLIFCTGAGEYWLEFFDNFASTIGLVLIALMEVIAVAYVYGYEKFSKDIEFMTGYKPGFYWKITWRFLAPIFITVVLISSIVSMLIIKPKYSTWDPSLGRKITTEYPNWVLIIGICMIFVGIAPIPIVFLLKKYKCFRVNMNTHQKNIYWVNTTESTKEPVLDENRASLENFPEDNKDSNNQDINHICNNLHKNITPKEIQGKSFKMEVFDY; from the exons atgagtgAAACAACAAGAAGAAATAGTTTTGAAGCGCCTTCGAAAACAAAAACAACTACCATGGAATTAAATAATCATgattcaaatgaaaatttagaaaacaAACGCACAGCGTGGTCCggaaaattgcaattttttatgagtatAATCAGCTACAGCGTTGGACTAGGAAATATTTGGAGGTTTCCGTACCTTTGTCATCAAAATGGTGGTG GAGCCTTTCTGGTCTCATATTTCATAATGTTGATTCTCGAAGGCATTcccatatttttaattgagcTGGGAATTGGACAGCGCTTGCGACAAGGAGCGTTTGGCGTGTGGAATACAATTCACCCCTGTCTTGGCGGGATCGGCATATCTTCTTGCATCGTTACATTTTTCGTTGCACTGTACTATAATATAATCATAGCAtggtgttttttttatttcttcagttcGTTACGC GCTGTAGGAAGAATTTTCActttaaatctaaataaaagtattgaa AGCACTCTCGCGTGGACGGATTGTCCAAAAAATACGACGACCGATGATTATATTGAAGAATGTTCGAAAAGCTCGTCAACTGCTTACTACTGGTACAGAGTAACTTTAGACGCTTCGCCTTCTATTGAGCAAGGTATGGAACTCAAATGGTGGATAGTTCTTTGTTTATTAATGAGTTGGATCATTGTTTTCTTCATTGTTATGAAAGGAATTCAATCTTCTGGCAAG gttATATACTTTATATCAACTTTTCCGTACATAGTTCTCACAGTTTTCTTCATTCGAGGGATCACTTTGAAAGGAGCTATCATCGGTTTGCAACATATGTTCACACCACAG attGGAAAATTATTAGACCCGCGAATGTGGTTAGATGCGGCAGTCCAAGTTTTCTTCAGTTTCGGTTCTGCTTTTGGTTCACTGATCGCATTCGGAAGTTACAACCCTACGGATAACAATTGCGTACGAGATGTTATCTTAGTCAGTATCTGCAATGGGTTTACTGCTATTTATGCAAGTATTGTAGTATTTACAATTTTGGGATTCAAAGCTGTGTCAAACGTGGAAAAATGTCTTCAAAG CAATCGGATTCTTCTTCAACTACATGGTCTACTAAGTGATGTCAATGATCCCGaagaaaaatatcaaaatgcTGTTGATTTTTACAGCCATTCTCTTGTTCCAATGAATTTCACTCTAAAACAATGTAGCGTCTCTGAACAATTGAATCAA gcaGCCGAAGGAACAGGATTGGCTTTCATAGTCTTTACTCAAGCAATTGTAGAATTGCCAAGCGCACCATTTTGGTCTTGTATATTCTTCCTTATGCTTCTGACTCTGGGGTTAGGAACGCAGATCGGTTTATTAGAAGGAATGCTCTGCGTAGTCTTcgaaataaacttttttaaaaaaattaaaaaaccatACCTAACTGGAGTTATTTGtacaatttgtttttttattggcCTCATATTTTGCACTGGAGCTGGAGAGTATTGGTTGGAGTTTTTCGATAATTTCGCTAGCACAATTGGCTTGGTACTTATTGCCTTGATGGAAGTAATAGCCGTTGCCTATGTATATGGCTATGAAAa ATTTTCGAAGGATATTGAATTCATGACCGGATATAAGCCAggattttattggaaaattacaTGGAGGTTTCTTGCACCGATATTTATAACTGTGGTTTTAATTTCTAGTATTGTTTCAATGTTAATTATCAAACCGAAATATTCAACTTGGGATCCTTCTTTA GGCAGAAAAATAACAACAGAGTATCCAAACTGGGTACTAATAATCGGTATCTGTATGATATTTGTTGGAATCGCCCCAATCCCTATTGTTTTTCTTCTGAAGAAATATAAGTGTTTTAGGGTTAACATGAATACAcatcagaaaaatatttactggGTCAATACAACTGAATCAACGAAAGAACCAGTG CTCGACGAAAATCGTGCGTCGTTGGAAAACTTTCCTGAAGATAATAAAGATAGCAATAATCAAGATATAAACCACATATGtaataatttacataaaaatatcaCGCCGAAAGAAATTCAAGGCAAGTCGTTCAAGATGGAAGTATTTGATTATTGA
- the LOC123275321 gene encoding sodium- and chloride-dependent transporter XTRP3 isoform X2: MSETTRRNSFEAPSKTKTTTMELNNHDSNENLENKRTAWSGKLQFFMSIISYSVGLGNIWRFPYLCHQNGGGAFLVSYFIMLILEGIPIFLIELGIGQRLRQGAFGVWNTIHPCLGGIGISSCIVTFFVALYYNIIIAWCFFYFFSSLRSTLAWTDCPKNTTTDDYIEECSKSSSTAYYWYRVTLDASPSIEQGMELKWWIVLCLLMSWIIVFFIVMKGIQSSGKVIYFISTFPYIVLTVFFIRGITLKGAIIGLQHMFTPQIGKLLDPRMWLDAAVQVFFSFGSAFGSLIAFGSYNPTDNNCVRDVILVSICNGFTAIYASIVVFTILGFKAVSNVEKCLQSNRILLQLHGLLSDVNDPEEKYQNAVDFYSHSLVPMNFTLKQCSVSEQLNQAAEGTGLAFIVFTQAIVELPSAPFWSCIFFLMLLTLGLGTQIGLLEGMLCVVFEINFFKKIKKPYLTGVICTICFFIGLIFCTGAGEYWLEFFDNFASTIGLVLIALMEVIAVAYVYGYEKFSKDIEFMTGYKPGFYWKITWRFLAPIFITVVLISSIVSMLIIKPKYSTWDPSLGRKITTEYPNWVLIIGICMIFVGIAPIPIVFLLKKYKCFRVNMNTHQKNIYWVNTTESTKEPVLDENRASLENFPEDNKDSNNQDINHICNNLHKNITPKEIQGKSFKMEVFDY, translated from the exons atgagtgAAACAACAAGAAGAAATAGTTTTGAAGCGCCTTCGAAAACAAAAACAACTACCATGGAATTAAATAATCATgattcaaatgaaaatttagaaaacaAACGCACAGCGTGGTCCggaaaattgcaattttttatgagtatAATCAGCTACAGCGTTGGACTAGGAAATATTTGGAGGTTTCCGTACCTTTGTCATCAAAATGGTGGTG GAGCCTTTCTGGTCTCATATTTCATAATGTTGATTCTCGAAGGCATTcccatatttttaattgagcTGGGAATTGGACAGCGCTTGCGACAAGGAGCGTTTGGCGTGTGGAATACAATTCACCCCTGTCTTGGCGGGATCGGCATATCTTCTTGCATCGTTACATTTTTCGTTGCACTGTACTATAATATAATCATAGCAtggtgttttttttatttcttcagttcGTTACGC AGCACTCTCGCGTGGACGGATTGTCCAAAAAATACGACGACCGATGATTATATTGAAGAATGTTCGAAAAGCTCGTCAACTGCTTACTACTGGTACAGAGTAACTTTAGACGCTTCGCCTTCTATTGAGCAAGGTATGGAACTCAAATGGTGGATAGTTCTTTGTTTATTAATGAGTTGGATCATTGTTTTCTTCATTGTTATGAAAGGAATTCAATCTTCTGGCAAG gttATATACTTTATATCAACTTTTCCGTACATAGTTCTCACAGTTTTCTTCATTCGAGGGATCACTTTGAAAGGAGCTATCATCGGTTTGCAACATATGTTCACACCACAG attGGAAAATTATTAGACCCGCGAATGTGGTTAGATGCGGCAGTCCAAGTTTTCTTCAGTTTCGGTTCTGCTTTTGGTTCACTGATCGCATTCGGAAGTTACAACCCTACGGATAACAATTGCGTACGAGATGTTATCTTAGTCAGTATCTGCAATGGGTTTACTGCTATTTATGCAAGTATTGTAGTATTTACAATTTTGGGATTCAAAGCTGTGTCAAACGTGGAAAAATGTCTTCAAAG CAATCGGATTCTTCTTCAACTACATGGTCTACTAAGTGATGTCAATGATCCCGaagaaaaatatcaaaatgcTGTTGATTTTTACAGCCATTCTCTTGTTCCAATGAATTTCACTCTAAAACAATGTAGCGTCTCTGAACAATTGAATCAA gcaGCCGAAGGAACAGGATTGGCTTTCATAGTCTTTACTCAAGCAATTGTAGAATTGCCAAGCGCACCATTTTGGTCTTGTATATTCTTCCTTATGCTTCTGACTCTGGGGTTAGGAACGCAGATCGGTTTATTAGAAGGAATGCTCTGCGTAGTCTTcgaaataaacttttttaaaaaaattaaaaaaccatACCTAACTGGAGTTATTTGtacaatttgtttttttattggcCTCATATTTTGCACTGGAGCTGGAGAGTATTGGTTGGAGTTTTTCGATAATTTCGCTAGCACAATTGGCTTGGTACTTATTGCCTTGATGGAAGTAATAGCCGTTGCCTATGTATATGGCTATGAAAa ATTTTCGAAGGATATTGAATTCATGACCGGATATAAGCCAggattttattggaaaattacaTGGAGGTTTCTTGCACCGATATTTATAACTGTGGTTTTAATTTCTAGTATTGTTTCAATGTTAATTATCAAACCGAAATATTCAACTTGGGATCCTTCTTTA GGCAGAAAAATAACAACAGAGTATCCAAACTGGGTACTAATAATCGGTATCTGTATGATATTTGTTGGAATCGCCCCAATCCCTATTGTTTTTCTTCTGAAGAAATATAAGTGTTTTAGGGTTAACATGAATACAcatcagaaaaatatttactggGTCAATACAACTGAATCAACGAAAGAACCAGTG CTCGACGAAAATCGTGCGTCGTTGGAAAACTTTCCTGAAGATAATAAAGATAGCAATAATCAAGATATAAACCACATATGtaataatttacataaaaatatcaCGCCGAAAGAAATTCAAGGCAAGTCGTTCAAGATGGAAGTATTTGATTATTGA
- the LOC123272412 gene encoding venom serine protease-like yields the protein MNSLVCSVISLSSLWFLHSVKGIIDNEFKACDFVQPIFSDQEYPINSPNYPANYPPGTKCRWKAKSDQPIQITCMIFSIPESPNCRDGYLSIETYSKPVQRFCGARMFSIVSEENEIDVRLISSPASEGGYFLCAVKQLNKVVVTKPVTNDCRCGWKNPTRIAHGNDTGVNEYPMMADINTFSSDIRCGATIINNKQVITAAHCVHNKVPRDIGVLVGEHNLSIRNETKATQLFRAKSFIIHELYNEANLDYDIALVNIDGTITFSQLVGPVCLPFKHKRQDFEGKTVEILGWGSLGSVEMTSNILQKAEVKVISAKNCSDAYPNRIGSRQICTLDETKDSCSNDSGGPVLWRNPETRRIILIALIIYGMACSTGSPSVNTDVSYYVDWIVSKKPPEWQYCTLE from the exons ATGAATAGTCTAGTGTGCTCAGTAATATCACTTTCTTCGCTGTGGTTTCTGCATAGTGTCAAAGGAATTATTGATAATGAATTCAAAGCTTGCGATTTTGTGCAGCCAATATTTTCCGATCAGGAGTATCCTATTAATAGTCCTAATTATCCTGCGAATTATCCACCAGGAACAAAATGCCGATGGAAAGCGAAAAGTGATCAGCCAATACAAATAACCTGCATGATTTTCTCAATACCCgag agtCCTAATTGTCGTGATGGATATCTCAGCATTGAAACGTATTCAAAACCAGTACAGCGTTTTTGCGGAGCGCGCATGTTTAGCATTGTTTctgaagaaaatgaaattgatgTAAGATTAATAAGCTCACCGGCATCAGAAGGTGGATATTTTTTATGTGCTGTAAAACAACTCAATAAAGTTGTTGTTACGAAACCGGTGACCAATGACTGTAGATGTGGTTGGAAGAATCCa ACTAGAATCGCCCACGGAAATGATACTGGTGTCAACGAATACCCGATGATGGCAGATATTAATACTTTTTCTAGTGATATTCGGTGTGGCGCaacaattatcaataataaacaaGTCATAACTGCAGCCCATTGTGTCCACAACAAAGTTCCTCGAGATATCGGTGTTTTGGTAGGCGAACACAACTTATCGATAA GAAATGAAACTAAAGCAACACAATTATTTCGTGcaaaatcatttataatcCATGAATTATACAATGAAGCGAATCTGGATTACGACATTGCTTTGGTAAATATTGACGGTACTATTACATTTTCTCAACTAGTAGGCCCTGTTTGCCTACCATTTAAACATAAGCGCCAAGATTTTGAAGGCAAGACTGTGGAGATATTAG GTTGGGGTAGTCTTGGTTCAGTTGAAATGACATCAAACATACTACAAAAAGCTGAAGTAAAAGTAATTTCCGCGAAAAATTGTTCTGACGCATATCCAAACCGAATCGGGTCCAGACAAATTTGTACTTTAGATGAGACAAAAGATAGCTGctcg aATGATAGTGGCGGCCCCGTGCTATGGCGCAACCCTGAAACAAGAAGAATAATTCTAATTGCCCTTATTATCTATGGCATGGCTTGTTCTACCGGAAGTCCGTCCGTGAATACTGATGTCAGTTATTACGTTGATTGGATTGTATCAAAAAAACCACCAG aatggCAATATTGTACATTGGAATAG
- the LOC123275328 gene encoding venom serine protease-like — translation MELHRVTNIIVHPNFDQDTIDFDIAVVIVNIPFKYNQLVGPACLPFLNPTNTFEKRQVHLLGWGLLNIGGTQATILQQIKARVVAIEKCKELGKSNSDWSKQLCVLGNNKTTCQSDNGGPVLWRDPVTKRTFLVGIISPNPSCDPEVPSINLRVGAYLDWIERQALKDYSYCKLELDLKLQIQSSDLSIQI, via the exons ATGGAGTTACACAGGGTGACGAACATCATCGTACATCCAAATTTTGATCAAGATACTATTGATTTCGACATTGCAGTGGTTATCGTCAACATACCTTTCAAATATAATCAATTAGTCGGTCCTGCTTGTCTCCCTTTTCTAAATCCGACGAATACATTTGAAAAAAGACAAGTTCACTTGTTGGGCTGGGGTCTTTTGAACATCGGTGGTACTCAAGCCACCATTTTACAGCAAATTAAAGCCAGAGTTGTGGCAATAGAGAAGTGTAAAGAGCTCGGTAAATCTAATTCTGATTGGTCGAAACAGTTATGTGTGCTTGGAAACAACAAAACTACTTGTCAG TCCGATAATGGTGGTCCAGTACTGTGGCGCGATCCTGTAACAAAAAGAACTTTTCTAGTAGGAATAATTAGTCCCAATCCTTCATGTGATCCTGAAGTACCATCTATTAATCTTAGAGTTGGAGCTTACCTTGATTGGATAGAAAGACAAGCTCTTAAAG attattcATACTGTAAATTAGAATTAGATTTAAAACTGCAAATTCAATCGAGTGACTTATCTATTCAAATATGA